One part of the Raphanus sativus cultivar WK10039 chromosome 7, ASM80110v3, whole genome shotgun sequence genome encodes these proteins:
- the LOC108816854 gene encoding LOW QUALITY PROTEIN: cytochrome b561 and DOMON domain-containing protein At3g61750 (The sequence of the model RefSeq protein was modified relative to this genomic sequence to represent the inferred CDS: inserted 3 bases in 2 codons), which translates to MIALHLQPLSPPNSITLLLHCPSISTLXLLVSASILAMRTLFRFYILCLLLGQDLPFLLADDVTQNLCFTNRLSDFLPPPYSNISDSMTCTPLWNTFVLRYSENRENVMTIIVSALYTTGWVGIGFSRDGKMVGSSAMVGWITKKGHAKIKQYYLQGTERDRVVPDQGELQLEKVPPVAALHGAMIYLAXLAFSSAYPSKLGRLSKHDDKTTAIVDFSKANGVTSVETTTSTEKTKHGVMAIIGWGFLLPLGAILARYLRHRDPLWYYLHICIQLTGFIFGLAAVILGVRLYSRIQPDIPAHRGIGIFLLSLSILQVLAFFARPHKETKMRRYWNWYHHWIGRISLFFGAVNIVLGIRMANNGEYGWKIGYGFVLAVTLLAFLVLEIFRIRGYIGTPSFVTHPSSTSV; encoded by the exons ATGATTGCTCTCCATCTTCAACCACTTTCACCACCAAACTcaatcactcttcttcttcattgcCCTTCTATCTCCACTC TACTCCTCGTCTCTGCTTCGATCTTGGCCATGAGAACCCTCTTCAGATTTTACATCCTCTGTCTTTTACTCGGACAAGATCTACCTTTTTTACTTGCAGATGACGTCACCCAAAACCTCTGTTTCACAAACCGATTATCCGACTTCCTCCCTCCACCGTACAGCAACATCTCCGACTCCATGACATGTACACCTCTCTGGAACACATTCGTCTTAAGG TACtcagaaaacagagaaaatgtAATGACGATCATAGTCTCGGCATTATACACAACCGGGTGGGTTGGGATCGGATTCTCCAGAGACGGTAAAATGGTGGGGTCAAGCGCGATGGTGGGGTGGATCACGAAGAAGGGTCATGCTAAAATCAAGCAGTACTATCTCCAAGGAACAGAGAGAGACCGAGTTGTACCTGATCAAGGAGAGTTGCAGTTGGAGAAAGTTCCTCCGGTGGCGGCTCTTCACGGAGCGATGATTTACTTAGC TCTAGCGTTTAGCTCAGCTTATCCTTCCAAGCTTGGCCGTTTGAGTAAGCATGATGATAAAACTACTGCCATCGTCGACTTCTCCAAAG CAAATGGAGTAACATCTGTGGAAACGACAACTTCTACGGAGAAGACAAAACATGGAGTAATGGCGATAATCGGATGGGGCTTCTTACTTCCTCTAGGGGCAATCCTCGCTAGATATCTCAGACATAGAGACCCTCTTTGGTATTACCTTCACATTTGTATTCAGTTGACTGGATTTATCTTCGGTTTAGCCGCTGTTATCCTCGGGGTTCGGCTCTACAGTAGGATACAACCAGATATACCTGCACATCGAGGCATTGGGATCTTTCTTCTAAGCCTCAGCATTCTTCAG GTTTTAGCTTTTTTTGCGCGTCCGCACAAGGAGACAAAGATGAGGCGGTATTGGAATTGGTATCATCATTGGATTGGGAGaatctctttgttctttggAGCAGTGAACATTGTTCTTGGGATTCGAATGGCTAATAATGGAGAATATGGATGGAAAATAGGATATGGGTTTGTTCTGGCTGTGACATTACTTgcttttcttgttcttgaaaTATTCAGGATTCGTGGCTATATTGGTACGCCTTCTTTTGTGACACATCCAAGTTCTACTAGTGTTTGA